A part of Citrifermentans bremense genomic DNA contains:
- a CDS encoding MOSC domain-containing protein: MSGSIVAVSMSKSKGEKKTPVESVHLRENFGIIGDAHAGDWHRQVSLLAQESIDKMVSLGLSVGPGDFAENITTRGVDLVNLPIGSRLAIGPVLLEISQIGKVCHTRCAIFYQAGDCVMPKEGVFATVVSGGVVRPSDEIELL, encoded by the coding sequence ATGTCGGGTTCAATAGTCGCGGTAAGCATGAGCAAGAGTAAAGGGGAGAAGAAGACGCCGGTGGAGTCGGTGCATCTCAGGGAAAACTTCGGCATCATCGGCGACGCCCATGCCGGCGACTGGCACCGTCAGGTAAGCCTTCTGGCCCAGGAGAGCATCGACAAGATGGTTTCGCTGGGGCTCTCCGTGGGGCCCGGCGACTTCGCCGAGAACATCACCACCCGCGGGGTTGACCTGGTCAACCTCCCCATAGGCTCCCGGCTGGCCATAGGCCCCGTGCTGCTGGAGATTTCCCAGATCGGGAAGGTCTGCCATACCCGCTGCGCCATCTTCTACCAGGCGGGCGATTGCGTCATGCCCAAGGAAGGGGTGTTCGCCACGGTGGTGAGCGGCGGCGTGGTAAGGCCCTCAGACGAGATCGAGCTGCTGTAA
- the moaA gene encoding GTP 3',8-cyclase MoaA produces MALIDTYGRRINYLRLSVTDRCNMRCSYCMPAQGVEKLEHKEMLSYEELYRVAGACIAQGIEKIRVTGGEPLVRKGIVPFLERLARVPGLKELVLTTNGLQLEEMALPLKRAGVARLNISLDSLKPEVFARITRGADLKRVLSGIEAAERTGFSNLKINMVVMRGVNDAEILDFAALSVTKPYTVRFIEYMPTLLDEGWNAQSMPGSEILARIAERYPLLPMVGAEMAGPARNFKIEGAAGAIGIITPVSGHFCESCNRIRVTAAGRMRGCLFSDQGVDLKPLLQSLDPYRLQEEIRRIVTHKPGRHHIAEPEAEKITVNMSRIGG; encoded by the coding sequence ATGGCACTGATCGATACCTATGGCAGGCGCATAAACTACTTGAGACTCTCGGTCACGGACCGCTGCAACATGCGCTGCAGCTACTGCATGCCGGCGCAGGGCGTGGAGAAGCTTGAGCATAAAGAGATGCTGAGCTACGAGGAGCTCTATCGCGTGGCGGGCGCCTGCATAGCGCAGGGCATAGAGAAGATCAGGGTGACCGGCGGGGAGCCGCTGGTGAGAAAGGGGATCGTGCCCTTCCTGGAGCGCCTGGCGCGGGTGCCCGGCTTGAAGGAGCTGGTGCTGACCACCAACGGGCTGCAACTGGAGGAGATGGCGCTGCCGCTCAAGCGCGCCGGGGTGGCGCGGCTCAACATCAGCCTCGATTCGCTCAAGCCCGAAGTCTTCGCCCGCATCACCCGCGGCGCCGACCTGAAGCGGGTGCTCTCGGGTATCGAGGCAGCGGAGCGGACGGGTTTCAGCAACCTGAAGATAAACATGGTGGTGATGCGCGGGGTGAACGACGCCGAGATCCTGGACTTCGCCGCCCTCAGCGTCACCAAGCCGTACACGGTGCGCTTCATAGAGTACATGCCGACCCTGCTGGACGAGGGATGGAACGCGCAGAGCATGCCCGGGAGCGAGATCCTCGCGCGGATCGCGGAGCGCTACCCGCTGCTCCCCATGGTCGGCGCGGAGATGGCGGGCCCGGCCCGCAACTTCAAGATTGAGGGGGCGGCCGGAGCCATCGGCATCATCACCCCGGTTTCCGGCCACTTCTGCGAGAGCTGCAACAGGATCAGGGTCACCGCCGCCGGCAGGATGCGCGGCTGCCTCTTCTCCGACCAGGGGGTGGACTTGAAACCGCTTTTGCAGAGCCTCGACCCATACCGGCTCCAGGAAGAGATCCGGCGCATCGTGACCCACAAGCCGGGACGGCATCACATAGCCGAGCCCGAGGCGGAGAAGATAACGGTCAACATGTCCCGCATCGGCGGGTGA